The Sphingobium sp. JS3065 genome includes a region encoding these proteins:
- a CDS encoding cupin domain-containing protein, protein MQIHDFDVDLFLRDYWQKQPLLIRNPWKAWRNPVDPDELAGLACEEDVESRLITQEADRLAMESGPWPEERFSELGRAPMTLLVQAVNQHVPEVAGLIAPFRFVPDWRIDDVMVSFATDGGGVGPHFDQYDVFLIQGLGRRRWRVGPRCDAATPLLPHDDLRLIADFEATDDWILEPGDILYVPPRFAHDGVAVGDDCMTYSIGFRAPSRAELVEGWCEHQADGMAEEDRYADPDLVVQDNPGEITASALDRLHAMVMESLSDRDAFARWFGLHNSLPKYAETDWRPEEPADAQEVRGLLAQGAPLSRNPASRFSFIRQGERANLLFVDGHCFDCAGGMAALAENLCAAPTMIVDPALSASAEVVTLIAALIDQGSLAFDGGD, encoded by the coding sequence ATGCAAATTCATGACTTCGACGTCGACCTGTTTCTGCGCGATTATTGGCAGAAACAACCGCTGCTGATCCGCAATCCCTGGAAGGCGTGGCGCAATCCTGTGGACCCCGACGAACTGGCCGGGCTGGCCTGCGAGGAGGATGTCGAGTCGCGCCTGATCACGCAGGAGGCGGATCGTCTGGCGATGGAAAGCGGCCCGTGGCCCGAAGAACGCTTCAGCGAACTTGGCAGAGCCCCCATGACCCTGCTGGTGCAGGCGGTGAACCAACATGTTCCCGAAGTCGCCGGGCTGATCGCACCCTTCCGTTTCGTGCCGGACTGGCGCATCGACGATGTGATGGTCAGTTTCGCCACGGACGGCGGCGGCGTCGGGCCGCATTTCGACCAATATGACGTGTTCCTGATACAGGGGCTGGGCAGGCGGCGCTGGCGCGTGGGGCCGCGATGCGATGCGGCGACGCCCCTTCTGCCGCATGACGACCTGCGCCTGATCGCTGATTTCGAGGCGACGGACGACTGGATTCTCGAACCGGGCGACATTCTCTATGTGCCGCCCCGTTTCGCGCATGACGGCGTGGCGGTCGGCGACGATTGCATGACCTATTCGATCGGCTTTCGGGCGCCGTCCCGCGCCGAACTGGTGGAGGGCTGGTGCGAACATCAGGCCGACGGCATGGCGGAGGAGGATCGCTATGCCGATCCCGACCTGGTGGTCCAGGACAATCCCGGCGAAATCACCGCGTCGGCGCTGGACCGGCTGCATGCCATGGTGATGGAGAGCCTGTCCGACCGCGACGCATTCGCCCGCTGGTTCGGCCTCCACAACAGCCTGCCCAAATATGCCGAAACGGACTGGCGGCCGGAGGAGCCTGCCGACGCGCAGGAGGTGCGCGGGCTGCTGGCCCAGGGCGCGCCATTGAGCCGGAACCCGGCCAGCCGCTTTTCCTTCATCCGGCAGGGGGAGCGGGCCAATTTGCTGTTCGTGGACGGCCATTGTTTCGACTGCGCGGGCGGGATGGCGGCGCTGGCCGAAAATCTGTGCGCGGCACCGACCATGATCGTGGACCCGGCCCTGTCCGCGTCGGCGGAAGTGGTCACGCTGATCGCGGCGTTGATCGACCAGGGCAGCCTGGCGTTCGACGGTGGGGATT
- a CDS encoding queuosine precursor transporter produces the protein MTDPGVMKIDAHALGARPLRYFDFCMAAFVAILLLSNLIGAAKLSTLGGFTFGAGILFFPLGYVLGDVLTEVYGYARARRCVWAGFGAMLFMALMSWVVVKLPPAEGWPDQKAYEAVFGSTWRIVFASVTAFWAGEFANSFVLARMKLLTEGKHLWMRTIGSTVVGQGVDSLLFYPLAFYGDWTNAQVATVMVTNWLMKVTWEAVLTPVTYVVVGRLKRAEGLDVFDEGTNFTPFRASLS, from the coding sequence ATGACCGATCCGGGGGTAATGAAAATCGATGCCCATGCGCTGGGCGCCCGCCCGCTGCGCTATTTCGATTTCTGCATGGCGGCCTTCGTCGCCATATTGCTGCTGTCCAACCTGATCGGCGCGGCCAAGCTGTCGACGCTGGGCGGCTTCACCTTCGGCGCGGGCATCCTCTTCTTTCCGCTGGGCTATGTGCTGGGCGACGTGCTGACCGAAGTCTATGGCTATGCGCGGGCGCGGCGCTGCGTCTGGGCGGGCTTCGGCGCGATGCTGTTCATGGCGCTGATGAGCTGGGTGGTGGTGAAGCTGCCCCCGGCGGAGGGCTGGCCCGATCAGAAAGCTTATGAGGCGGTGTTCGGCAGCACCTGGCGCATCGTCTTCGCTTCCGTCACCGCCTTCTGGGCGGGGGAGTTCGCCAACAGCTTCGTCCTCGCCAGGATGAAGCTGCTGACGGAGGGCAAGCATCTCTGGATGCGGACCATTGGCTCGACCGTGGTGGGTCAGGGGGTGGACAGCCTGCTTTTCTATCCGCTGGCTTTCTACGGCGACTGGACCAATGCCCAGGTGGCGACGGTGATGGTCACCAACTGGCTGATGAAGGTGACGTGGGAGGCTGTGCTGACGCCCGTCACCTATGTCGTGGTGGGCCGCCTCAAGCGCGCCGAAGGATTGGACGTGTTCGACGAAGGCACGAACTTCACGCCGTTCCGGGCGAGCCTGTCATAG
- the truA gene encoding tRNA pseudouridine(38-40) synthase TruA has protein sequence MTRFAFTVEFDGRPFMGWQRQAHGPSVQQAIEDAIFAVTGERVAIHAAGRTDAGVHGLAMRAHADIAKDMTPFRLMEALNARLRPDPVAIIACEGVPDDWHARFSCVGRSYVYRIANRRAPLTWENGLVWRVIQPLDELAMQEAAQLLVGRHDFTTFRSAHCQAESPVKTLDRLDVERMDDRIAIHAEARSFLHHQVRSMVGCLAMVGMGRWSIGDLEAARDAKDRAALGLNAPPDGLYFVSARYPDSL, from the coding sequence ATGACCCGCTTCGCCTTCACCGTGGAATTTGACGGCCGCCCCTTCATGGGCTGGCAGCGGCAGGCCCATGGACCCAGCGTCCAGCAGGCGATCGAGGACGCCATATTCGCCGTCACGGGCGAGCGAGTCGCGATCCACGCCGCGGGCCGCACCGATGCCGGGGTTCACGGACTTGCCATGCGCGCCCATGCGGACATTGCGAAGGACATGACGCCCTTTCGCCTGATGGAGGCGCTGAATGCGCGCCTTCGGCCCGATCCGGTGGCGATCATCGCCTGCGAGGGGGTGCCGGACGATTGGCATGCCCGCTTTTCCTGCGTCGGCCGGTCTTATGTCTATCGCATCGCCAACCGCCGGGCGCCGCTGACCTGGGAAAACGGCCTGGTCTGGCGTGTGATCCAGCCGCTGGACGAACTTGCCATGCAGGAAGCGGCGCAGCTTCTGGTCGGACGGCACGACTTCACCACCTTCCGGTCGGCCCATTGCCAGGCGGAAAGTCCGGTGAAAACGCTGGACCGGCTGGACGTGGAGCGTATGGACGACCGCATCGCCATCCATGCGGAGGCGCGGTCCTTCCTGCATCATCAGGTGCGGTCGATGGTCGGGTGCCTCGCCATGGTCGGCATGGGCCGCTGGTCCATCGGCGATCTGGAGGCGGCGCGGGATGCCAAGGACCGGGCGGCACTGGGGCTCAACGCCCCGCCGGACGGGCTGTATTTCGTCAGCGCCCGTTACCCGGACAGTCTATGA